A stretch of DNA from Rhodococcus sp. NBC_00297:
CACTCTCGACTGCTGCTCCTCAACCGAGCGCATCCGCACCTTCCGTCATCCGTGTCGACCGGGCGTCACTCGTAGGTCGTGAGCTCCGGTGCCCAGCTGTCGCTCAAGCGCTCCTGGAGCCACTCGCGCAATGCCGGACCGTAATCTTCGCGTTCCAGTGCGAAGTCAACCGCAGCGCGGAGGTAACCCCCGGGATTTCCGAGGTCGTGTCTCACTCCGCGGTGCACCACCACATGTACCGGATGCCCCTCCTCGATGAGGAGAGCGATGGCGTCGGTGAGTTGCAACTCGCCGCCGGCGCCGGGCTGAATGCGTCGCAACGCATCGAAGATGGCCCGATCCAGAAGGTATCGGCCGGCCGCCGCGTAGTTCGACGGCGCGTCCTCCTTCTTGGGCTTCTCCACCATGCCGTTGACCTTGAGCACGTTGGGGTTCACTGCGTCGGGCACGATCTCGGTGTCGAACACTCCGTACGCGGACACCGCGTCCTCGGGAACCTCGATGGCGCACAACACGGTTCCGCCGCGCTTGGCACGCACCCGCGACATCACGTCGAGCACACCCCGCGGCATCACCAGGTCGTCCGGGAGCAGCACTGCGATCGCGTCCTCGTCGTCGTCGAGCACCTCCTCGGCGCACGCGACGGCATGTCCGAGACCCAATGGCTCCGCCTGGATCACCGACTGGACGTCGAGAAGACCGGGCGCGACACGGACCTTCTCGAGCATCTCGAGCTTGCCGCTCGCCTCGAGCTTGTTCTCCAGCACCAGATCCTCGACGAAGTGGGCGACCACACCGTCCTTGCCGGGCGAGGTGACGATGACGAGACGCTGCGCGCCGGAGTCGGCAGCTTCTCCGGCGACGAGCTCGATTCCGGGCGTATCGACCACCGGCAGTAGCTCTTTCGGTACCGTTTTCGTGGCGGGGAGGAAACGTGTTCCCATGCCTGCAGCGGGTACGACGGCCGTACGGAACGACGGCTTCTTGCCACCGGCCACGGACTCACTGTTTGCTGAGCTCATGCGCACACCCTATCCATGTAGACCGCGAATCGTCCTTCGCGAGACACTGGGGTTTCCCCCGTGATCAGTGACGACAAACTCGAGTGGAGGACACGCATACTCACTGCCCGCAAGCAGCGAGACGTCCACGCACGAGAGCGGGCATCAGAGGCACTCTCTCACGCCGTGTCGGTTTTGGCCTCCGATGCGCGGGAGCGCGGCGGCGACACTCTCGCCGCCTACGTACCGGTGGGTAGCGAGCCCGGTGATGCGAGCATGCTCGACTCCGCACTGGCCGCCGGACTGCGAGTGCTGCTGCCCGTCGCGCGTGAACCGGGGCCGCTGTCCTGGGCCGAGTACCGCGGACCCGACTCGCTCGTCGCGGCCGCGTACGGCTTGCGCGAACCGTCCGGCCCGACGCTTCCTCCCGAGACCGTCGCGGACGCATCGATCGTGTTGGTACCCGCACTCGCCGTCGATAGCAGCGGCGGTCGCCTCGGCCGAGGCGCCGGCTTCTACGACCGCACACTCGATGCCGTCCGGCCCGACGCGTGGCTGGTGGGCGTGGTGTACGACGACGACCTGGTCGACGCGCTGCCCACCGAGACGCACGACGTGCGGATGACCCACGTGTTGACGCCGCTGTCGGGGCTGCAGCGACTCGGCCACGACAGCCACGGCTGAGGAATAGCGCCACCTGCACGGACGTTGCCTCGATTGCCGACGCTGGCACTGTCGACTGTAGAGTGCCAGTCAGGGACCGACAGCGGAGGAAACGTGCCTACCTACTCTTATGCGTGCACCGAGTGTGACAACCGGTTCGACATCGTCCAGAAGTTCACGGACGACTCGTTGACGGTCTGCCCCGCGTGCTCCGGCAAGCTTCGCAAGCTGTTCAACACCGTGGGCATCGTCTTCAAGGGCAGCGGCTTCTACCGCAACGACAGCCGCGGCAGTTCGAGTAGCAGCGAGTCGGGCTCGTCCGACTCCGGCAGCTCCTCGGACAGCAAGAGCTCGAGCGAGAAGAAGAGCGACACGAAGTCCGACTCGACCTCGACCACCTCGAGTGAGAAGAAGTCGACCAGCACCTCCACCCCCGCCGCCGCAAGCTGATCGTCCGACCCGGGGAGCGTCGAACCGCTGTCCCCGGGCACCGTGAAACCTGGCGGCGCCCTGCGTCGCCCGCGTTCTACGGTCGCGTCATGTCTCCCACGGTCGATCACCCGCTGAGCGCGCGCCTGTTCGACCGCATCCCGCCTCTCCCGCCGCGTCTGCGGTCACCTGCCGCTCGACGCATCCTCGCCGCTGCTCTCGTGGGGCTCGCTGTCGTCTCGGCCTATCGAACCGATCCGTCGCGGACCGAGGTCCCGGTCGTCGTGACCGCCACCGACGTCGCTCCCGGCACCTCACTCACGGCCGCCGACGTCACGGTGACCCGCGTCGACTCGTCCCTGCTCGCGGACGGAACGCTGCGGTCGGTGGACGACGCGGTGGGACGGACTGTCGCCGGACCCGTCCGATCCGGCGAGGCGCTCACCGATGTCCGACTGCTGGGGCCTCGGCTGGCGTCCGCCACCCTGCCGTCCGGTGATGCCCGCATCGTGCCGATCCGCCTCGCCGATCCCGAGCTGGCGCAACTGCTTCGAGCCGGCGACGTTGTCGACGTGGTGCGGTCGGCGCCGAACGACACGTCCCCGTCCGGGGTGATCGCCGAGAGCGCCACCGTGGTGATGGTCTCCGCCCCGAGCTCGGGCGTGTCTCGACGCGACCAGCTCGTTCTGGTCGCCCTGCGCGCGGACGACGCGTCGGCCGTCGCCGCTGCGTCGCTCTCCGATGCACTCACGGTCCTGCTGCGGTGACCGTCCCGGGTCCCGGGCTTCGCCGCGCCCATCGAGACGCGCTGGTCGGTTACTCTCGTCGTGGCTCAATCCATGATCGACGAGAGAAGGGGCGGATCGCATGTTGAAGGGCTTCAAGGACTTCCTGCTGCGCGGGAACGTGGTCGACCTCGCGGTCGCAGTGGTCATCGGTGCGGCCTTCACGGCCATCGTCACCGCATTCACCACCAACATCGTGAACCCGTTGATCTCGTCCATCGGGGCAAGCAACGAGCTGGGCTGGGGCTTCCTGATCCGCTCCGGCAACGACGCGACATTCGTGAACATCGGGGCCGTCATCACCGCGGTGATCAACTTCGTCATCATCGCGGCGGTCGTCTACTTCGTGCTCATCCTCCCGGTGAACACCGCGAAGAACCGCTTCGCGACGAAGAAGGAGAAGGCTCTGAGCGATCAGGACATCCTGATCCAGATCCGGGACCTCTTGGCGGAGGGCAGTTCCGACGGCGTCAAGACCACCTCGGACGGCATCACCGGCAACACGACGCCGGGCACCACCGCCACGTAGTCACCCACAGACACGACGAACGGCTCGTCCTCACCGCACGGTGAGGACGAGCCCTTCGTCGTCTGTTCGAACGAGCGGGATCAGTTGAACTTGACCAGCGGGAACTCGTCGAGGGTGATCGCGGTGCCGGCCGCGGAGCAGGCGTCGACCACCGCCGTCGAATTGTCGACGAACGCCTGACCGGACGAGCTGTCCGGCTCGGTGAGTTCGAGGGAATCGGCGGGCAGCGCGCCGATGAGGGTGCTGAGCGAGGACTCGACATCACCGGTGGCGGTGTCCGCGAGCGGCTGGAACTTCTGCATCTCGGCGGTCTTCGCGTCGGTCCAGGTCTGGACGTCCGTATCGGCCGGGCCGGCCTTGACGAGGGCGGTGAACTGGTCGTACGTGGTCTCGAAATCGGTGCAGGCGGTGGCGTTCTCGGACGAGTCGTCGGACGTCCCGGAATCCCCGCTGCTGCAGGCGGACAGGCCCACCAGGGCCGTGAGGGCGAAAGCTGCAGTCATCACACGAGTCGCGGTACCGGAGTTCATGCCGACCATTCAACAGGATGCGTGGACGTCGGAACGCAGTGGGGCGGTGCACCTTCGGATGCTCGTGACATGCCACCGACCGTTGTCGCACGCCATTGTCACGCCTCACGAACACGACGAAGCCCCACCCGGATGACCCGGATGGGGCTTCGTCTGTGTTCAGATCTGCTGTGGCAGCGGACTACCGATCAGCAGGCAACTGATACTGGCTGGGCCAGGATCAGTTGAAGGTCCACACGGGGCCGTAGGCGACGGCCGTGTCGCCGGTGGCGGACACGATCGAGGCGTACGGACGGACGCGGACGTTGCCCAGGATGCCGGTGGCGGTTCCGTGGACGTTGGCCAGCTGGATGGAGCCGTCGGTACCGGCTGCGTCCTGCTCGCCGCCGGTGATGTCGGCCTCTTCGTTCAGCGTGGCGATCGCGCTCTCGGACTGCGTGATGCCGGGTCCGGGCTCGATGGTCACGTTCGCCGTTGCGACGGGGAGGAGCTGGATGTCGGCGGTGACGGGCACATCGCCCAGGTCACCGGGCTCGCCGCCCAAGGTGCCTGCGAGATCGATGCCGACGTCGGGGGTGGACCAGTCGATGGAGAGCGAGCCACCGATGCTGCCCGGGTAGCCGACCTGGTAGCCGACCTTGACCGTGCCTTCGAAGTCGTCTGCAGACGGTCCTGCGACCGACCAGGTGACGCGGCCGTTGCCGAACCACTCGCGGGTCAGCGGGTTCGCGTCCAGCGGGAACACGCTGTTCACGAAGGTGTCCTCGAGGTTGATCGTGATGGCGTTGCCATCAGCGTCAACAACGGTGTTGCTTGCGTCGACGCCCGCGTTTGCAGTGCCGGTTCCGAGAACCAGGCCGACGACCGAGGCGCCTGCCACAGCTGCAACACTCATGGACTTGAGCCCCCGGCTGCGCCGCGGCTTACGAATTACGGTCATGTACTTCCTCATCATGTTCGTCCCGCGGCGTGTTCGCCTCGGGTGCGCTGTCGGGCTCTGACGTCCTCCCGAGCGGTTCGCTTGCGAGCGAACCGTATCAGGCGGCGACTGCAAGCTCATGGCTTACGCGTCGGGCAGTGCAGGAACACAAGTTGGACGCGTCCTCGTATCGATTCAGCATCCACCGTTGAACCTGAGCGAAACCTTAGAGGGTGATTCGGACCGTGACAATCCCTACGTTCGCGGCGTTGCGTCCGAAAACCGCCGTCCACGTTTCGTGCGTGTGAACGTGCGTCACAAGCGTTTTGGCCGCACGACGCGCCGCAGCTCCAATGGCACGAAACGTCGTCGGACTGTGCTAATCGGGTACCCGGGTGCCCGTGACGTGGGCGTTATTCAACTCGACCCCGAGCGGAACCACTGCTCGACGGGGGTTGCCAGTCACACCAGTCACATCTACCCTGCGGTAACTCGCATGGAGGTCGTCCGGATTCAGGCGAATTCGCGGTTAACAGACAGGCAACACCGGGTTCGCACTGTGGTAACTCCCAGTGATGTGGATCACACAAAACTAGTCGTAATGCGGAGGCCTCTGGCTCCTCAACCACTCCTCCGAGCCCGTGGACGAATCACCTCGATGTGGTTCGCCCGACGTTCCGTCGTCTCGAGTCGACTCGGGAAGAACATCGCCGAACACACGAGCGAGCCGGGCCCGTCGTGCACGGGCCCGGCTCGCAGTGTCCTCGGAGTCCGGATCGACGGGTGATGCGTCGCCGGCTCGAGGGTCGTTCTTCTGGGGGTCGTCAGCCGTCAAGGCTGGACAACTCACCGATGACATGGGCGGCGAGGGGCGTCAGCGTCGCCATTCCGTCGCGGACGGCTGCGCGGCTCCCGGCCAGGTTGACCACCAGCGTGCTGCCGGACACTCCGGCGAGCCCGCGGGACAGGCCTGCGTCGAGCGACCCCGCCGCCAGTCCGGAGGAGCGGAGCGCCTCACTGATGCCGAGGAGTTCACGGTCGAGCACCTCGGCCGTCGCGTCCGGGGTGACGTCGCGAGGCGACGTGCCGGTGCCGCCGACGGAGACCACCAGGTCGACGCCGCCGATGACCGCGGTGTTCAGTGCGTTGCGCACGTCCACCTCGTCGTTGCTGACCACGACGACACCGTCGACGAGGAAGCCCGCCTCGGTCAGCAGTTCGTTGACCAGAGGTCCGGTCGAGTCGGCATCTCCGTGAGCCGTGCGGTCGTCGACGATCACGACGAGCGCACGTCCGGCCACGGCTGCATCCATAGTCATGTCGCTCACCGTAATGCCCGGGCCCGACGGAGACTCGATGTGCCCGACGATGGGCGTGAGGTGTCCACGGTCACGGACGATCCGGGGTCGCTTCATCAGTTGCCTCCGCTCGGGGCCGTCCCGAGCGTGACCTGCACGGTCTGCTCGTTGCCACCCTGTGTGTAGGTCACCGAGACCTGGTCGCCCGGGGCGTGGGAGCGGACCGCCGCGATGAGTGCGTCGCCGCTGGCGATGACGCGGTCGTCGACCTTGGTGACCACTGCACCGGTCGGAATGCCCGCCTGCGCGGCCGGCCCGCCGTCGGTGACGGCCATGACCGTGGCTCCGTTGGCGTCGTCGCGGCTCGGGACGCTGATGCCGATGATCGCCTGCGTCGCCTTGCCGGTCTGCACCAGCTCGTCGGCGATGCGGCGGGCCTGGTCGACGGGGATGGCGAAGCCGAGGCCGATGGACCCGCTCTGCGACTCGGACGAGCTGGCGCCCGCTCCCAACGTCGCGATGGCGCTGTTGACGCCGACCAGCTTGCCGTTCATGTCCACGAGCGCGCCGCCCGAGTTACCCGGGTTAATGGCCGCGTCGGTCTGGATCGCGTCGATCACCGTGGTCTGGTCCGTCGACTCGCCACTGGTCGCGACCGGGCGGTTGAGCGACGAGATGATGCCGGAGGTCACCGTGCCGGCGAGGCCGAGCGGCGATCCGACGGCCACGACACCCTGACCCACCTGCAGACCGTCCGAGGTGCCGAGCTCGATGGGCGTCAGGTTGCTGCGACCCTGCGCCTTGATCACCGCGATGTCCGAGGACGCGTCCGCACCGACCACCGTCGCCGACGACGTGGATCCGTCGTTGAAGGAGACGGTCAGCTGGGCGTTCGCACCCGCGCCGGACACGACGTGGTTGTTCGTCAGGATGAGGCCGTCGGAGGAGAGGATCACGCCGGACCCCTCGCCCTCGGCGGTGCGGCCCGCCACCTGGATCTGGACAACGCTGGGGAGCACCTTGCCGGCCACGGCCTGCACCGAACCGTCGGGGGCGTTGGCGGCCGGGTTCGCCTGCGTGACGGGCTGATTGAGGGCGTTGGTCACGCCACCGTTGCCGCCGTCCGCGGCGATGGCGCCGACCGCGCCGCCGACTCCACCGCTCACCAGGGCCAGGGCGATGGCGCCTGCGACGAGGGCTGCACGCCCCGGCTTCCGCGACGTGGTCGCCGGCGCCGTCCCGCCGTAGTACTGCGGCTGCTGGTACGGGTTCTGCTGGTAGGGGTTCTGTCCCTGCTGATGAGGCTGCTGATACGGGTTGTGGGGCTGCTGGTGCTGACCGGCCTGGTGTTGACCGGCCTGGTGTTGACCCGACTGTCGACCGTCCCACCCGGTGTACTGGGGCTGTGTCTGTCCCCCGTACGCGGGCTGCTGCGCGGTGGGCTCCGATGCGCCGTCCCGGCCGTCGCGGCCGGTGTCACCAGTGGTGCGGTCCTCGTTCATGCGTTTCGCTCCATCTCCATGACCGGCTCGCACCGGTCACCTCACGTCGTCCTGATCGACGATGCTCCGCCGGACTGAGAGGGCGCTGAGATCATCGTGTCAGTGGCCTGTGGGTCCTGCGATCCTGTTCCCAGCAGATCCTGCGGACCGGCGGATTCCCCCGGGAGAACGATTCGAATCAGGGTGCCGCCGGTGACCGAGTCCTCGACCGCGATGGTTCCGCCGTGCTTGAGCACCACCTGGCGCACGATCGCCAGACCCAGTCCCGATCCGGGCATCGACCGCGACGCGGTGGACCGGTAGAAGCGTTCGAACACCAGCTCTCGTTCCTCGGGCGCAATACCCGGACCCGCGTCGGACACGGTGAGTTCGAGCAGGCCGTCGGGCCGGGCGATCATCGCCACGTGCACGGTGGCGCCCGACGGACTCCACTTGGCCGCGTTGTCGAGCACGTTGAGGACGGCGCGGGACAGACCTGCCTGGTCGCCGTACAGGATCCACGG
This window harbors:
- a CDS encoding FmdB family zinc ribbon protein; its protein translation is MPTYSYACTECDNRFDIVQKFTDDSLTVCPACSGKLRKLFNTVGIVFKGSGFYRNDSRGSSSSSESGSSDSGSSSDSKSSSEKKSDTKSDSTSTTSSEKKSTSTSTPAAAS
- a CDS encoding UTP--glucose-1-phosphate uridylyltransferase, translating into MSSANSESVAGGKKPSFRTAVVPAAGMGTRFLPATKTVPKELLPVVDTPGIELVAGEAADSGAQRLVIVTSPGKDGVVAHFVEDLVLENKLEASGKLEMLEKVRVAPGLLDVQSVIQAEPLGLGHAVACAEEVLDDDEDAIAVLLPDDLVMPRGVLDVMSRVRAKRGGTVLCAIEVPEDAVSAYGVFDTEIVPDAVNPNVLKVNGMVEKPKKEDAPSNYAAAGRYLLDRAIFDALRRIQPGAGGELQLTDAIALLIEEGHPVHVVVHRGVRHDLGNPGGYLRAAVDFALEREDYGPALREWLQERLSDSWAPELTTYE
- a CDS encoding S1C family serine protease; this translates as MNEDRTTGDTGRDGRDGASEPTAQQPAYGGQTQPQYTGWDGRQSGQHQAGQHQAGQHQQPHNPYQQPHQQGQNPYQQNPYQQPQYYGGTAPATTSRKPGRAALVAGAIALALVSGGVGGAVGAIAADGGNGGVTNALNQPVTQANPAANAPDGSVQAVAGKVLPSVVQIQVAGRTAEGEGSGVILSSDGLILTNNHVVSGAGANAQLTVSFNDGSTSSATVVGADASSDIAVIKAQGRSNLTPIELGTSDGLQVGQGVVAVGSPLGLAGTVTSGIISSLNRPVATSGESTDQTTVIDAIQTDAAINPGNSGGALVDMNGKLVGVNSAIATLGAGASSSESQSGSIGLGFAIPVDQARRIADELVQTGKATQAIIGISVPSRDDANGATVMAVTDGGPAAQAGIPTGAVVTKVDDRVIASGDALIAAVRSHAPGDQVSVTYTQGGNEQTVQVTLGTAPSGGN
- a CDS encoding 5-formyltetrahydrofolate cyclo-ligase; protein product: MSDDKLEWRTRILTARKQRDVHARERASEALSHAVSVLASDARERGGDTLAAYVPVGSEPGDASMLDSALAAGLRVLLPVAREPGPLSWAEYRGPDSLVAAAYGLREPSGPTLPPETVADASIVLVPALAVDSSGGRLGRGAGFYDRTLDAVRPDAWLVGVVYDDDLVDALPTETHDVRMTHVLTPLSGLQRLGHDSHG
- a CDS encoding SAF domain-containing protein — encoded protein: MSPTVDHPLSARLFDRIPPLPPRLRSPAARRILAAALVGLAVVSAYRTDPSRTEVPVVVTATDVAPGTSLTAADVTVTRVDSSLLADGTLRSVDDAVGRTVAGPVRSGEALTDVRLLGPRLASATLPSGDARIVPIRLADPELAQLLRAGDVVDVVRSAPNDTSPSGVIAESATVVMVSAPSSGVSRRDQLVLVALRADDASAVAAASLSDALTVLLR
- the mscL gene encoding large-conductance mechanosensitive channel protein MscL, with the translated sequence MLKGFKDFLLRGNVVDLAVAVVIGAAFTAIVTAFTTNIVNPLISSIGASNELGWGFLIRSGNDATFVNIGAVITAVINFVIIAAVVYFVLILPVNTAKNRFATKKEKALSDQDILIQIRDLLAEGSSDGVKTTSDGITGNTTPGTTAT
- a CDS encoding MspA family porin, giving the protein MSVAAVAGASVVGLVLGTGTANAGVDASNTVVDADGNAITINLEDTFVNSVFPLDANPLTREWFGNGRVTWSVAGPSADDFEGTVKVGYQVGYPGSIGGSLSIDWSTPDVGIDLAGTLGGEPGDLGDVPVTADIQLLPVATANVTIEPGPGITQSESAIATLNEEADITGGEQDAAGTDGSIQLANVHGTATGILGNVRVRPYASIVSATGDTAVAYGPVWTFN
- a CDS encoding MogA/MoaB family molybdenum cofactor biosynthesis protein, producing MTMDAAVAGRALVVIVDDRTAHGDADSTGPLVNELLTEAGFLVDGVVVVSNDEVDVRNALNTAVIGGVDLVVSVGGTGTSPRDVTPDATAEVLDRELLGISEALRSSGLAAGSLDAGLSRGLAGVSGSTLVVNLAGSRAAVRDGMATLTPLAAHVIGELSSLDG